AGCGACGTGAAATACGCCTGGCTGGAGGAGGAAGGGGACGCCCCGGGCATCGCCTCGGGGGTGATGCTTTCCGAGCTCCTCAACGGGGGCGGGGGCGCCAATACCAACACCAACGCGGGGCAGGGGAGCACGAGCTTCCAGTTGACGGGCAATTCGGTGGGGGGCATCTACACCGTCCTGAGCAAGACCTTGGAGCCCCAGAGCGCCGTCCATTTCGGCTATGTCTTCGGCTTCAACCGGGCCTTCCAGGACCTGGGCATCGGGGACTTCGGCCCCAGCATGAGCTATTCCCAGCTGATCCCGCTGACCACCACCAAGCTTTCCACCATCACCGACGCCGACACGCCGAACATCCTCTACACCGGGTTCAATGCCCGGTTCCTGGGGACCAACTGGAAGTTCGAGCTCTGGAAACCCTTCCCGATGGCCGAGGACCCCATCCTGCTGGATTCCCAGATCGACGGTCTCTTCGCCTTCAACCTGGGCTACGAGCGCTGGAACAGCGGCTACGCCGTGCTGGGCTACTTCAATTTCCGTTTCACCATCATCCCCGTCCCGCCGGATTACTAAAGATTCGAACCACAGAGGACACAGAGGTCACCGAGAAGTCGTAAGATCTTTTTAAGGTCAAAGGATCGAACTCCGTGTTCTCTGTGCGCCGCCGAAGGCGGCCTGTGGTGAAAACTCCTGAGGTTTTATGGGCTCGAAAGAACAAAAAAAGATCCTGATGGTCGCCGGGGAGGTCTCCGGCGACCTGCACGCGGCCAAGGTGGCCGAGGCCCTCTTGCGCAAGGACAAGGGCGTCCGCCTCTTCGGACTGGGCGGTCCCCGCATGGCGGCGGCGGGCGTGGAGGTCCGGGAGGACCTGACGAAGGATTCGGCCATGGGCTTCGCCGAGGTGGTCCGGCAGCTTCCCGCCTCCCTGCGGCGCCTCAAGGATTGCGAGCGGTGGATGGCCGGGGAAAGGCCGGACCTGCTGGTCCTGGTCGATTACCCCGGGTTCAACCTGCGCCTGGCCGCCCGGGCCCATGCCATGGGCATCCCGGTCTGCTATTACATCGCCCCCAAGGTCTGGGCCTGGAACGCGAGCCGCCTGAAGGTCATGGCGAAGGTCCTCAAAAAGCTCCTGGTCATCTTTCCCTTCGAGGCGGTCTTCTTCAAGAAGCACCGCATCCCCGCCGTTTTCGTGGGCAATCCGTCCGTGGAGGAAATGGACCTGAAGCCGGTCGCGCGCAAGGAGGTCCTGGCCTCCCTGGGGCTCAAGCTCTCCCAGTTCCCCCTGGTCTGCGCCATGCCGGGTAGCCGCCGGGGCGAGATCGGGAAGATCTGGCCGCTTTTCCTCAAGGCCTCCCGGTTGCTTCGAAAGACCTGCCCCGACGCCGCCTTCGTGGTGCCGATGCCCCCGGGCCTGACCCCCGGGGATTTCCACGGGGTGACCCCCGACGACCCCTTCTATTTCGTGGAAGGCCCCGCCTACGACGTCCGCAAGGCCTGCGACCTGGCCTGGATCAAGTCGGGCACCAGCACCCTGGAAACGGCCCTGCTCAAGACCCCCATGGTGGTGGTCTATAAGGTGGCCATGGTCACCGGCTTCCTGGCCAAGCGCTTCCTCAAGATCAAGGACGTCTCCCTGGTGAACATCCTGGCCGGGCGCACGGTCGTCACCGAACTGCTGCAGGAAAAGGCCAAACCGGCCCGGCTGGTGGCGGAGACGAACCGGCTCCTGGACCAGAGGTCCTTCCGGGAGGGGCAGTTGAAGGCCTTCGCCGGGATCCACCGCGCCATCGCCCGCCCCGCCAAGGCCTCGGAAAAGGCCGCCGTCGAGATTTTGAAACTGCTAAAAAGCGGCGAACCACAGAGGACACAGAGAGCACAGAGAAGGATATTTGAATGATGAAGCCACTCGATGGACCCCAAAAAGATGGAAGTCCTTTTTCGTTCTTTCCCAAGGTATTTTGGACTTTCTCGGTGACCTCTGTGCTCTCTGTGGTTCGGGCGGTGTTTCTTTGAAGACACACCGCTTATCCCTGACCGACTGGCTCATCGTCCTTGTCGCCACGCCCCTCATCCACCTCTTGGGGTTGACCCTGCGCATCAAGTCCGAGGGACGCTCCGACCTGGGGCCGAGGGCGAAACAGGAGAAGCCCCCCCTCTGGTCCCTCTGGCACGAGACCATCCTCATGAGCGTCTGGTACCACCGCGACCGGGATGTGCACGTCATGATCTCCGCCAGCCGGGACGGGGAGCTCATCACCACCGTGGGCAAGTTCTTCGGTTATACGGCGGTCAGGGGTTCCAGCTCCCGGGGCGGGCAGGAGGCCACCCGTGAGATGGTGGACCACCTAAAGGCGGGCAAACGCTGCGCCATCACCCCCGACGGGCCCCGGGGCCCGAGGCGGGAGATGAAGATGGGGGCGGTCACCATCGCCCGGGCGACCGGCGCTCCCGTCGTCTGCTTCGGTTTCGCGGCCGAGCATGGCTGGCGCCTGAGGAGCTGGGACCGCTTCATCGTCCCCAAGCCCTTCTCCCGGGCGGTGTTCGTCTATGGAGAGCCCATCGCCATCCCGCCCGAGGGCGGGGACGACGGGGAATACCTCAAAAAGATCCAGGCCGAGATGGACAGGGTCACCCAAGAGGCCGAAAATCATTTCGCGAGATCGTAGGATCTTCAACAGAACCCAAGGAACAGGGATGAACGCCGATGAACAGGGATGAAAATCTTTTTCGCCTTCTGGATTTTCCCATCCCATTCATCCGTATTTATCCCTGTTCCAACGGTTTTTCGCTGGAAGTCTTGATCTAAAGGGTCTTCATGCTCCTTTTTATTTACCGCGTCGCCATGTTCCTCATCTACGTCCTGGCCCGGGTCATCGGGATCTTCTACCGCAGTTGGACCTTCCAGGAGCGGCTGGGTTTCCACCGCCCCGAGGACGTTCAAAAGCTCGCCTCGGGCTACAACGTCTGGCTCCACGCCGCCTCGGCGGGCGAGGTCAACGCCATCACGCCCTTCTGCCAGGCCTTCCGCAAGGCCAAGCCCGAGGCCCGCATCGTCCTGACCACCACCTCGGCCATGGGCCGCAAGATCGCGATGGAAAAGGGTGTCGCCGACCATGTCTTCCTGGCCCCCCTGGACGAGCACTGGCCCCTGAAGCGCGCCTTCAACGCCTTCCGGCCGGTGATGGTGCTGGTGGCCGAGACCGAGTTCTGGCCCAACTGGCTCCGTCGGGCGGGGCAGAACGGCCTTCCGGTCCTTCTCATCAACGGCCGGGTGTCGGACCGCAGCTTCCCCCGTTACCAAAAGTTCAAGCGCTTCTTCCGCCCGGCGTTGGAATGCTTCGCCCTCTGCCTGGTGCAGACCCGTACCGACGCCGACCGCCTGGAGGCCCTGGGGGTCTCGGCCCTGCGCATCCAGGTGGCGGGCCAGATGAAATACGACCGCAGCGCGCCGGGGGCCCTGGAGGTCCAGAACTTCAAGGAGAAGCTGTTCCTGCTCAACCGGGACGTGCTCTTCACCCTGGGAAGCCTGCGCAGCGGCGAGGACGACCAGGTCCTTTCCAAGCTGCCCGAGATCCTGGCCCTGGACCCGTCGGTCAAGGTGCTCATCGCCCCCCGGCACATGAAGAACGTGCCGGTCCACCGGGAGAAACTGAAGGCCTTGGGCATCCCTAACGTCACCCGCAGTGAGCTGGAGAAGGGGCAGGACTCGGAGCGGGTCATGATCCTCGACAGCGTGGGGGAGCTCTCCCTGGCCTACGCCCTTTCCCGGGCGGCCTTCGTGGGCGGCACCCTGGTGCCCATCGGAGGGCACAATGTGATGGAACCGGCCCTGTCCCGGGTGCCCGTCTGCTTCGGCCCCTACACCCAGAACGTGGGCGAGGCCGCCCAGGCCCTCATCGAGTCCGGCGGGGGCGTCCTGGTCAACGACGGGGACGACCTGGTGCGGGCCTTCCAACGCTTCATGGACCCGCCGACCGCCCGAGAGGCGGGGGAACGGGGCCACGACGCGGTCCTTTCCATGCGGGGCGCCACCGAGCGGACCGTGACCCAGGTCCTCCAGCACTGGCCCCTTTCCACCTGACTATCCCTAAGGTAATTTAAGGGTCAGGATCGCCCTGCTTCGGCCTTCCCAAGGACCTTTCTTGAGCGACTTCGAAACCTCCTATCTCAAGTTCCTGCATGACCGCCCCCAGACCCCTTGGGACCGGGCCCTCTTCAATTTTTTGAGGGGCCTTTCCTTCCTTTACCTGGGCGGGTGGTGGCTGCGGAAGACCTTCTACCGTTCCGGGTTCCTGAGGCGTAATCGCCTCAATTGCCCGGTCATCAGCGTGGGCAACATCACCACCGGCGGCACGGGCAAGACCCCCATCGTCATCGCCCTGGCGCGCCATTTCGTGGACCAGGGCCTGCGGGTGGCGGTCTTGAGCCGGGGCTATCGCCGCAGCGTCCGGCGGCCGGGGGTCACCTGGGTCTCGGACGGGGAGAAATGCCTGGTGGGGCCGGAGGAAGGCGGGGACGAACCGGTACTGGTGGCCAAGAGCGTCCCCAAGGCGGCGGTGCTGGTCTCGCCGGACCGCTACAAGGCGGGCAAGGAGGCCCTGAAGAAGTTCCGGCCCGACCTTCTCATCATGGACGACGGCTACCAGCGCCGTTTCCGCCTGCACCGGGACCTGGACATCCTGGTGGTGGACGGCATCAATCCCTTCAGCACGGGCTGGGTGCTGCCGGCGGGCCTCCTGCGCGAGCCCCTGCAGGCGCTTTCCGAGGCCGACGTCTTCATCCTCAACAAGGCGAAATTGGCCCGGAGCCCCGAGGATATCCGCACCGTGCTCCAGCGGCACAACCCCCGGGCCCTGATCCTGGAATCCAACTACCGGCCCATGGGCTTGAGGGACATCCGCACGGGGAAGGAGGTCAAACCCTCGACCCTGGACCGCGTCCCCGTGGGCGCCTTCTCGGGGGTGGCCAATCCCCTTTCCTTCGTGCGGACCCTGGCCGAATATAAGGTCCTGGTCCGCCACGCCTACAACCTGAAGGACCACTATGCCTACACCCGGGAGAAGCTCAAGTTCATCGCCGCCGACGCCAAATTGCGGGGCCTGAGCCACCTGGTCACGACGGGGAAGGACGAGGTGAAGCTGCCCAAGGATATGGACCTGGGGATCCCGGTGCTGGTGCTGGACATCGACTGGCAGGTGTCCAAGGGCAGGCTGGGTTGGGATACGGTCCTTAAGAACATTTCGCTGTCCTGTGGTAAAGCTTGATGGCCCAAATTGGATCCTGGGTCCTTAATGATGGATCCCGGTCGATCTCCGGTGGAGCATCGGGAATTTTCGTTCATTCAAAATTCAACGTTTAAAATCCATAATCGGAACGAACATGAAACCAAAGCCGGCCCATGACCCGGAACAGAAACCCGAGCCTCAGCGCATCCTGGTGCTCCGCTATTCCTCGCTGGGGGACGTGGCCCTGACCGTTCCGGTGCTCGACGGTCTCCTGGCCGCCTTCCCCCGGGCCCGGGTCTTCTACGCCACCAAGGAGAAATACGCCCCCGTGGTGCGCGAGCACCCGGCCCTGGCCGGGGTGGTGACCTTGAAGGGGTCGGGCTTCTTCAGCACCTGGGCGCACTTCCGCGAATTGAAGGCCCTCAAGCCCACCCTGGTGTTGGACCTGCATGATTCCCTGCGGACGCACCTTCTGGCCAGCTTCCTGGGCAAGACCCGTTGGCAGGTCTATCAGAGCGAGGGCGCGCGGCGCCGGGCGCTGGTCAAGCATCCCCAAGGCCCGCCGAGCCTCCACACGATCCAAAAATACCTGAAGGTCCTGGAGCCGCTGGGGGTCCGCCCCCACCTGAAGATCCGTTTCGAACTGCCGGTCTCCAAAAAACAGAACGCCGACCTCAAGGAGTTCATGGAAAGGCGCAAGATCCATCCCTCCCAGTTCGTGGTGGGCCTGGGGCCGGGTTCCCTTTGGAAGACCAAGCAGTGGATGCCGGAGAATTACGCCGAGTTGGCCTCGCGGCTGGTGGAGGACTACCGTTGCACCCTCTGGTGGTTCGGGAGCAAGGAAGAGGCCCCGCTCATCCAAGCCATCCAGGCCAAGATGCGGGGGACCCCCCTGGAACGGGGGCTGAACCTGGCCGAGTCGGCGGACCTGGAAAGGTCCATCACCCTGCTGGGGCGCTGCGACCTTTTCATCGGCAACGATTCGGGGCTCACCCACCTGGCCTCGGGCCGGGGTTGCCGGGTGGTGGTGCTCTACGGTTCCACGACCCCCTCGCTGGGCTTCGAGCCCTGGGGACCCCATTCGGTGGTCGAGGTGGCGGGCCTGCCCTGCCGGCCCTGCGACGTGCACGGGAAGAACGTCTGCCCCCTGGGACACTTCAAGTGCATGAAGGACATGACGGTGGACCTGGTGGAAGGGGCGGTGAAGCGGTCGATGAGGCGGAGCCGATGAGCCAAAACCATTCACCACGGAGACACGGAGATACGGAGAGAGGATCTTTGCGAACCGAAGGAAATTCAAAGACTTTAAAGATCCTCGTGCGCGTGCCCAATTGGCTGGGGGACACCCTCATGTCCACCCCCGCCGTGACGGCGGTGAGGCGGATGTTCCCCCAAGCCCACCTGACCATCCTGGCCAAGCCCGTCTTCGAGGATTTTTGGAAGAACTTCCCCGGGGTCGATGACTTCATCCCCGTGGAAAAGGGCTGGAAGGGCTACTGGGCCACCGCCGCCTGGATCAAGGCCGGAAAATTCGACAAGGCCCTCGTCCTGCCCACTTCCTTCTCGTCGGCGTTCCTCCTTTTCCTGGGCGAGGTCCCGGAACGCATCGGGTGGGGCGGGGAAGGGCGCGACCTGTTCCTCACCCAGGTGGTGCCCCAGGCGGACGCCCGGCAACGGCACCTGGTGGCGGAGTACCTGGCCCTGGTCCAAAAGGGTCTTGGGCGGCCCCTTCGGGACAGGACGGCGGCCCTTCATTGCCCCGTGCCCCAAGAGGCGAAGGCCGGTCTTCAGCGGGTCTGGAAGGACATGGGCGTTCCCCAGAAGGGGAGTTATATCGCGTTGGCGCCCGGCGCCACCTATGGCCCGGCCAAGCGCTGGCCCCTGGCCTATTGGAAGGAGTTGATGGGGCTTTTGCTGGCCGAACGCAAGGAGAACCTCCTGATCCTGGGGGGGCTGGAGGAAGAGGCCTATCTCAAGCCCCTGACCGAGGGGTGGGACGCGAAGCGGGAGGGGCGCATCCATCTCTTGGCGGGGCGCACGACCCCGTCCATCCTGGGGGCCATGCTGGCGCGTTGCCGCCTGCTCATCACCAACGACACCGGGCCCATGCACGTGGCCGCCGGGGTGGGGACGCCGACCGTCTCCCTTTTTGGGTCCACCTCGCCCGATTGGACCCGGCCCTTCGGGAAGGGGCACGAGGTCATTTACAAGCACCTCGAATGCAGTCCCTGCTTCCAGCGGACCTGCCCCATCGGCTACAAGTGCCTGCACGCCATCTCGGTGAACGAAGTGCACCGGACGGTCCTGAAAAAGCTCAAGGGCCGGGGGAAGATCGGTCCCGAAATAATCGCTCCTCGGGCGGGGAATAGTGCTAAATTAAGCACCTAATAAGATGCTTAACCAAGGGAGCGGCCATGGGGATCAAGTTTTCCGAGGATATTCGGTCGGTGACGGACCTGAAGCGCAATACCCGGAGCCTATTGGACCAGATCCACAAGACCGGCCGCCCGGTCGTGCTGACCGTCAATGGAAAGGCGGACGCCGTCCTCATGAACGCGAAAGCCTATGAGGTTTATTTGAGCGCCGTGAACCTTGCCCGCGAACTTGTTTCGGCCGAGAAGGATGTGACCTCGCATCGGGTGCGCCCCGCCCGCGCCTTCTTGAAAGAGTTCAAACATGCCCGCTCGATATCAGGTTAAGGTCACCCGCGTCGCCGAGGAGGATCTGAAGGGAATTTGGGACCATATCGCCAAGGACAGCCGGCGGGAAGCCGAAAGATTCATCTCCCGCATGGAGCACCAGATCGCCACTCTGGAACAATATCCTGAAAGATGTCCCTCGGTCCCGGAAAACGAAGTATTGGGAACAGGATACCGTCATATCCTTTATGGGGATTACCGGACGATCTTCCGGATCTCCCAAAGAACGGTTTATATTCTTCGGATCATCCATGGATCCCGTTTGTTGGATGATTCGGCTTTTGGTTGACGAAAAAGGCTGTTCGCGACAGGGAGCCTGATATGAAACGGATCCTGGTGGTGAAGTTGAGCTCGATGGGGGATACCCTCCTCTCCGCCCCCGTCTTCGAGGCCGTCCGCGCCGGGTTCCCGCAGGCCCGCGTCACCGTCCTGGTCGAACCCTACCTCCACGAACTTTTCCTCCATTCCCGCTGGGCCGACGAGGTCCTGGCCTATTCCTCCGAGGGCCTTTGGCAGAGGGGCTTCCTCCTCAGGGCCTGGCGCACGGGCCGCTTCCTGACCGGCCTTCAAAAGCGCCACTTCGACCTGGCCCTGGACCTGACCGGCAGCGCCGCCAGTTCCCGGCTGGTCTCCCAATGCGGGGCGGGCTTGAGGATCGGCCCCGGCCTTCCCGGCTTGAACGCCTCTTACGACCACCTGGTGCCCCTGCCCGCGGGGAGGAAGCGGACCTCCTACGAGACGGACCTTTTCATGGCCCGGGCCCTGGGGCTGGCGCCCCGTCCCCTGGAGCGCTCGGGCGGCATCTGGAACGTTCCCGACGAGGCCCGTTCCTTCGCCGAGACCTTCTGGAAGGCCAACCGCTTCAGCGCCCAGGACATGGTGGTGGCCCTGAACCCCTTCGCCGCCTATCCGACCCGGGAGTGGTATCCCTCCAAATGGGCCATGGTGATCCGCGAGCTGGACGCCAACGGGGTCAAGACCTTCCTCACCTGCCTGCCCGCCCAGAAGGACCGCCTGCAGGAGATCGAGAAACAAGCCGGGCCCTCCCTCCCGTCCTATTCGGGCCGGGGAGTTCTGCCGCTCCTGGCCCTCTACCAGAAGTCGGCCCTTTGGGTCGGCGTCAACGCGGCCTACCGCCACCTGGCGGCCGGCGTCGGCGCCCCGACCCTGACCCTTTGGGGGCCGGACCCGATCCAGAAGGACCATCCCTATTCGATCGAGCGCCATCCCCAAGTGCTCAAGGAAGTGCCCTGCCGCCCCTGCCGCCTGACGGTCTGCGTGGACAAGAAGCATGAGTGCATGGTGGCCCTCCAGCCCGAGGACGTCCTGAAGGCCATCAAACGGTCATTGAAGAGCCTGGTCCGGTCTTGACCCCTTCCTTCCAAAAGATCCTCATCCTCCGTCCCCGCTTCCTGGGGGACCTCATCCTGGCCACCGGCCTTCCCGAACTGTTCCACAAGGCGAACCCCGACGCGAAGGTGTGGTTCCTGACCGAGGCCCCCTACGCGCCCCTCCTGGAAGGCCATCCCCGGGTCGCCGGGGTGCTGGCGCTGGACCCTTCGCGCAAGAACGACCCCTTCTACCAGATCGCCTTCTACCGGAAGCTCCGGGCCGAGAAGTTCGACCTGGTGCTGGACCTTTTCGGGAACATGCGCACCGCCTTCCTGTCCTTCTTCTCCGGGGCGCCGGTGCGGGTGGGGTTCGAGAACCGGGGACGCAGTTGGGCCTATACCCATCTGGCCCCGCCCTCCTCGCCGGCCTTCGCTTCCGGCCGCCGCCGGGTGACCGAGGCCTACCTGGACCAGGTGCGGGTGCTGGGCTTGCCGGTGGGGAACTACCGGACCCTCTCGGGGGTCACGGAAGCGGAAAAGGCCCAGGTGGAACGGATATTGGAACGGGCCTCCCTGAAGCCCGGCGAAAAGCTGGCGGTGATCTGCCCGGGCGCCTCCTGGCCCGCCAAGCGCTGGCCCCTGGAGAAGTTCATCGAGCTGGGGTTCTGGCTGAAAAAAAGCGGGGTGCGGCCCCTCTATATCTTCGGGCCCAAGGAAGGGGACCTGGCCGAGGAGTTCCAGGACCACATGGACAAGGACTGGCTCGTCATCGACCAGCCGAACCTCCGGGGCCTGATGGCCTTCATCGAGGCGGCGGACGTGCTGGTGGCCAACGATTCGGGTCCCATGCACGTGGGGCCCTCGGTGGGCACGCCGACGCTGGGCATCTTCGGGCCCGGGGAGCCGGAGATCTGGTTCCCCTATGACGCGCCCCACCGGGCGGCCTACGCGGAAGTGCCCTGCTCCCATTGCGGGCTGGACCATTGTTCCCTCATGGCCTGCATGGCCCATTTGGACGTGAAGACCATGGCCCGGAACGCGTTGGAAATGATCGCGTTGAAGGGTTCGACGACACCGGGAAATTGACGGCGGTCATGCCGGGCTTTCCTTGTCCACGACGGGGACCCGCGTTGGACGATCTTTATGGGCTTTGTTCCGCTTGATGGCTCCTGGAGATATGTGTTACCATTGAGGCATAACCGTATTACCGTTGGAGGATCGCATGAAGACCATTACCGTCAAAATTCCTGAATCCCTGGAGCGGGAATTGGAAAACTTGGCCCGCAAGCGCCATGTCAGCCGTTCCGCCGTTTTAAGGGAAGCCTTGAACGGCCTTGCTAAACAGCGTAAACGTTCCGCCGCCGATCTGGCGGGAGAATTGGTGGGAACCCTCCGTGGCGCCTCCGATTTATCCACCGCACCCAAGCACATGCGTGGGTATGGTGAATGAGACAAAACTACATCGTTGATACTGGCCCCCTAGTCGCGTTATTGAATAGCCGGGACCAATATCACCCTTGGGCCCGCGACCTCTTCGAATCCATTGAACCTCCGTTGGCGACCTGCGAGGCAGTTATTTCTGAAGCTTGTTTTTTAGTGCGTGGGATGAAAGGCGGGGCCCACGCGGTGTTTGGGCTGTTGGATCGCGGCGTACTGGACTTATCTTTCCGGTTGGAACCCCACTTAACAGCTGTCGAAGCCTTAATGTCCAGGTATTCCAGCTTACCCATGTCGTTGGCAGACGCCTGCCTCGTAAAAATGTCCGAGCTGGATCCCAAAGCCGTTATTTTAACCTTCGATAGTGATTTTAGGGTGTACCGGCGAAACGGCCGACAAGTAGTGCCGGTTGCCATGCCGGATAGACTCGGGTAATTCCTAAGTTGGTGTCCACGACGGGGACCCGGATTGGAGAGTGGATGAAAGTAAAAAGGCTGTACGAATGATGACCTTGAAGGTTCAGGGCGATATTTTGACTCCACGCCAGGCGGGTTTTGTCACCCAAGCGGTAAAGACGAGCGCCGCGGCCACCCTGGCTCTCTACCTCGCTGGATTGCTTCAACTGCCCGAACCCTATTGGGCGGCTGTCAGCGCGATCATCGTCATGCAGTCCGACCTGGGGGAACTGGAAAGGGCCTCGGTTAGCCGGTTGGCGGGGACGGCTATCGGCGCCTTAGTGGGCGCCTGCGCGGTATCCTTCTTTGGCGCCTCCTTGTGGTCCTTCGCGTTGGCGGTCCTCATCACCACACTCATCTGCGCGGTCATCGGCCGTTGGGAAACCTACCGCTTTGCCGGCGTAACCGTCGCGATCGTCATGCTGATCACGCATCATGGAACACCTTGGATGGTGGCCCTGCATAGGTTCCTGGAAGTTTCTTTCGGGATTGTGGTGGCTTTCCTGGTCACTCTGGTGTCCCTCAAAATCGTCAATGGGGAGGGTCGGAAGCCTTCACCCAAAAGGCGCCCTCTCAAGGCCCATAAAAGGCTAGGGAAAATTAAACTTTGAGGAAAATTGTCCACGATGGGGAGCCCGGCCGCAGGGCTCTTCGGGTTGGATCCGGTCCGTTCTTAGGGCCATCCCCTTGATCCCCTTCATGCCGATCTTTCTTAAAGAATTCGATGAGATCGGTATTGGCCCGCAGGTTCCTACGGAATCCTCATTAAGCGGGCCATCGGTGGCTCAATGGGTCTTGGTCTTCTCCGTGCCCTCTGTGTCTCTGTGGTGGATCCCTGTGCGTTTTCGGATGTTTCGTGTTGGTTCGTTCTGTCTTTAATTCCATCCCATGTATCCCATGCATGCCGATCTTTCTTAAAGAATTCGATGGGATCGGTATTGCCCGCAGGTTCCTACGGAACCCTCATGAAGCGGGCCATCGGTGGCTCAATGGGTCTTGGTCTTCTCCGTGCTCTCCGTGTCTCCGTGGTGAGAGCCTTGGGTGTCCGTGTTTTCGCCCAAACTCTGTC
This bacterium DNA region includes the following protein-coding sequences:
- a CDS encoding FUSC family protein, which codes for MMTLKVQGDILTPRQAGFVTQAVKTSAAATLALYLAGLLQLPEPYWAAVSAIIVMQSDLGELERASVSRLAGTAIGALVGACAVSFFGASLWSFALAVLITTLICAVIGRWETYRFAGVTVAIVMLITHHGTPWMVALHRFLEVSFGIVVAFLVTLVSLKIVNGEGRKPSPKRRPLKAHKRLGKIKL
- a CDS encoding PIN domain-containing protein, translated to MRQNYIVDTGPLVALLNSRDQYHPWARDLFESIEPPLATCEAVISEACFLVRGMKGGAHAVFGLLDRGVLDLSFRLEPHLTAVEALMSRYSSLPMSLADACLVKMSELDPKAVILTFDSDFRVYRRNGRQVVPVAMPDRLG
- a CDS encoding CopG family transcriptional regulator; the protein is MKTITVKIPESLERELENLARKRHVSRSAVLREALNGLAKQRKRSAADLAGELVGTLRGASDLSTAPKHMRGYGE